One segment of Zonotrichia albicollis isolate bZonAlb1 chromosome 4, bZonAlb1.hap1, whole genome shotgun sequence DNA contains the following:
- the THAP5 gene encoding THAP domain-containing protein 5 — protein sequence MPRYCAATRCKNRGGQSAKDKRKLSFYPFPLHDKERLEKWLRNMKRDSWTPSKHQLLCSDHFTPDSLDVRWGIRYLKSTAVPTIFSSPDDEEKDSSQNSSQQVQKKDQEETNVVSEKESVPLEPCTPKKNSVIAQNVEEKAEVVCSTALSEPLQIQNLKLPHEGGFQADHVILDSSSRQYLHQPNPILMTAAVQSVEATGVHTSIEDSGGCTATVLQFTDSDCLNSSLKLDSALGLVTEYAVENSVPHVVCSEVQTSEDAVLLSTVTQTIEQFSGTEESVIAIIMPAESPEEPERVNTSCLPVKEEFLDTEETEVIGYDGNEILQTEHSYCRQDIDRDHLWQKISKLHSKITLLEMQEVKTLGRLRSLEALIRQLKQENLLSEEKLKLVENYFTTLEVTVIQ from the exons ATGCCGCGGTACTGCGCCGCCACCCGCTGCAAGAACCGCGGCGGCCAGAGCGCCAAGGACAAGCGCAAGCTCAGCTTCTACCC ATTCCCACTTCATGACAAAGAGAGACTGGAGAAGTGGTTGCGGAACATGAAGCGGGATTCCTGGACTCCAAGCAagcaccagctcctctgcagtGACCATTTCACCCCCGATTCCCTGGACGTGCGGTGGGGAATACGCTACTTGAAAAGCACCGCTGTGCCAACCATTTTCTCTTCCCCAGATGATGAG GAAAAAGATTCTTCTCAGAACAGTTCACAGCAGGTACAGAAGAAAGACCAGGAAGAAACAAATGTTGTGTCAGAGAAAGAGTCTGTACCACTTGAACCTTGTACACCAAAGAAAAATTCTGTAATTGCACAAAATGTAGAGGAAAAAGCAGAAGTGGTTTGCTCAACTGCACTGAGTGAACCTTTACAAATTCAAAACTTGAAGCTTCCACATGAAGGTGGCTTTCAGGCAGACCATGTCATCCTTGACAGTTCATCTAGGCAGTACCTACATCAGCCTAATCCTATTCTAATGACAGCAGCAGTCCAGAGCGTGGAGGCTACTGGTGTTCATACTTCTATAGAGGATTCAGGGGGTTGTACAGCTACAGTCCTGCAATTTACAGACTCTGACTGCTTGAATTCATCTCTGAAACTGGACAGTGCTTTAGGGTTGGTTACTGAATATGCAGTTGAGAATTCTGTCCCTCACGTGGTCTGTTCTGAAGTGCAGACAAGTGAAGATGCAGTTTTACTGAGTACAGTCACACAAACTATTGAACAGTTCAGTGGAACTGAAGAGTCTGTCATTGCTATTATTATGCCAGCTGAGAGTCCTGAAGAGCCTGAAAGAGTAAATACTTCTTGTCTGCCTGTTAAGGAAGAGTTTCTTGACACAGAGGAGACAGAAGTGATTGGATATGATGGAAATGAAATACTGCAGACTGAGCATTCATACTGCAGACAAGACATAGACAGAGATCACCTTTGgcaaaaaatttcaaaactCCACTCTAAGATAACTTTACTTGAAATGCAAGAGGTAAAAACTTTGGGGAGACTCAGGTCCTTGGAAGCTCTTATTAGACAATTGAAGCAAGAAAACCTGCTTTCTGAAGAAAAGCTGAAGTTGGTAGAAAACTACTTTACAACACTTGAAGTGACTGTGATACAGTAA